The following DNA comes from Anopheles arabiensis isolate DONGOLA chromosome 3, AaraD3, whole genome shotgun sequence.
ATGGACCAAAGCTCGAATAGTTCAATCCATTCTATCCCTAGCAAGTTTAGGTTAACTGCTGTAGTGACGAAACACCTGCCTTGTTGGGTCTGGCcgttgatgttgatggtgCACTGGAATTCGCCCGATAAATGGAGTGGCTTACCAGATGCATTGATGGCCTGAATCGTCACTGGTTGGATGTTCGGTGAGCCCAACTTTTGCCATGTTTGTTGTGAAATCACCGTAATATCACTTGCTGTGTCGAGCTGCAGATTGATTGTAACACCGTTGATGGTTGCAGGAAcaaattttcttttgctggAGTGTTGAGTGATGTGATTGACAATATAGACACCTCTGGCATTCAGTTTTCCTTGATCACTTGTTGATGGTTTCGTGTTAGTCTTCTCCTCCCCGGCaggtttgaattttgaaaaacatccACAGTAGCCTTCTTTGTGACCAACACGATTGCATTTTCTACACTGGTGTGTCGAGTATTGGCAATCTCGAACAAAGTGCATTTGACCGCAACGCCAGCATGGTCTGCGAGGTTGCTCTGATGTTTTTGATTCTTGATACCGCTGTCGATACTGTTCGTGATGGTGATGTTCTGTCTTCTCATGTAGGGCGTTTACCGTTGTAGATGAGTTTGGCTGTTGCTCAACTATGGAAGTATCTGCTTTCAAATTGACGAGTTTTTGGAAATCGTCAACCAAATTTTGCAGTGTAATGGGTGCATCTGCAGTTTCGGCATCAATGCGACAGAGTAGTCTGGCTCGTATGTCTGCGTAGGTTTGACCTTTCAATCCACAAATAAATACTAAACACTTGAAATGGTCAGCCTTCATGTTGTGGAATTCTGAATCTTCACAAGCCCGGTTCACTTTCGCCGCGTAACTAATAATGTCATCTGCTTCGGTTTTGACGAGCTGAAGACAACGGTAACGTCTGCTAAAAAGTGAACTCTGCGACCCGAAAATTTTCGATAATGTTTGCACAGTTTCCTTGAAAGTTAGCTCCTTTGGAAGTTTCGGGAGGATGTAATTGGTGTACTggttgtgtgcttgtgcatcCAACTTCCTCAGTAAAAGCCTGACCTTAGCGACATCTTCGAGTTCTTTGGCATCCGACTCGAACAAATCTTCATAACGTCGAAACCATTTTTGAAAAGTTCCTCCGTTCTCTGGATCGAAAGTAAACTCGGTCATGTTCATTGCCACGAATCGTTCCGTATTATTTGTACCCGTTGATGTTTCTGATAGCTTCTGCAGAGCCTTCAAAATCTCTAATTGAATGTTCTGATTTTCGAGAGACATTCTTGCTTTTAGTTCAtcccatcctcgtcgccaaTTGTTATATACTTAGTTGCCAGACTACGATGTGTTCAGATTAATAGCTTTATTCCAACTAACTATTCTATAAGGTTATAAATGTATACTACGATCGTACAATAACTATTCTATATGGTTGTACATGTGTACTGTGATATCCAACAGGGGGTATAAAAGGGACCGAActttcaataaataatcattcgGATTTTGCAACTCTAAGaaacttcttttttatttttgcatattCGGATCAGAAAGAAATCTCTCATCCCTCTTCACCCCCTTCTGCGGCATAGGCTCCTCAAATTACTTGAGAGAGCAACTAGCGGGAAGGTTAATTATTGGTGTTGAACGGTTGAGAAGATCGCTGTTACCCGAGCGGGTTTGATTTACAAGGCCGCATCCTTCGCGTGGCCCACAGATCCGCTCGCCGTAGTAACAGTATTTATGTCCAATAAGCttcaacaataaacaataccATACATTAAGCAATACAGCCGAAGTACTTCCTACTGAGTGAAAAAGaaactaaataaaattaaaaatctttTCACATCAGCATGAGCTTAACCAAAATTTTGGTGAAACAGATATCTCAAACAATGTCGAAAATGTTCCGCCCCTACATCTTAACTCAAATGGTGACCTTGATCACACACTTCATTATTTGAAAGCGAAATCGTCaaaagcaaaattatttcCAGCAGTAAAACAAGTTATTAaagatattttttatcatcttCATCCAACATATATCAGTGTGAGTATTCATTTGTGCACATATTTAAAGCATCCGTAGTgcctcgtttttttctttcccgcaAAACGAATATTAATTCCATGAACATCACGATTTCTAAAAATGGaatgaaacaatcaaattGTGCTGATATATAATACCATTGTTTCTACTCTCTTTGTAAAACATTTATTGTATCGCCACGCGTTCGATTGGGGGTTTTCACTCCTGCGCATGTGTTCTAACGGAAATTTCCCCTCCACTTTAAATAATAACCCACCTTTGACACGATTTGCCCAGCCAGGCGGCTTCTACTGTATCGGcacgtcaaattttgacactGCCGCACACCTTGCTGCAATGCACCTTGTGACACTGTCGCACGTCGAAagacaagaacaaaaaagaccTCCCCCCTTTCATTGGTTGCAAAGTGGAAGCGCGTGGTTGCAGCGAAATTTTTCGAGATTTTCTGCACCCTGCCCCGAAGCGAGCGAAAGCTGGAGCGTCCAGGAAGTGGTCGAAACCGCTGCCCGCGTGTCCCTTAGGCGCAGTGTTACGTTCTCTAGGTTTTTTGGCCGATTAGTTTTCCTCggttttattccttttttgcgTTAGTGCCCTCCTCCCGTCCGCGAAAAACGTACCACGTCGGCGGGTCTTGCTTGATCGGTCTCGCACGTTCGgccaatgtgtatgtgtgtgtgccgcgtTTCGCAGTGGGGCTGACTGGTGTGTTGGAGAACACCCGACCGTAAGGAAGAAAGACACCGAACGTGTGTGCGCCTGCTCTCCGGTATCCTGCCGTCGCGGGTTTTCTACGGTGTTTCCGTTTGCTTCCGTTTCCGAGTTTCGGTTCCGCCGTAGAGAGTGTGCtctcctccctctctctctcttactcacACACCCTGCTCGACTGTTCGTCTGTCGCGCTTCGAGAGCGCTCAGGTTACGTTGCACACGCACCACCGTTTCGCGCGCgccagtgtatgtgtgcggaGCTATAAgtgcgtacgtgcgtgtgtgtgtgtgtgtgtgggtaaagTGAAATTCCGGTGCAAGACAAGCACCTTCACATCCCGCAtcccaccgccgccgcccaaGAAAGGCAACGCAAAGTGCACTTTCATCACAGGGAAACCTGCTCTCCCTCGCCTCCCTCCCCCCGTCCGGCGCGGCTTAACCCGGCTAAAGCACTGTGTTACGTGTGAGACTCgaccgtgcgtgcgtgtacaCGAGTGGAAGTGAGTGGCAGTGAATATATAGAAGTGAGTGAGCGGTTGGCAAAAATGGCACAGGATAGCGATAGCAACGAGGTGGCGAAGAAGCTGAGCACGCTGAACGTGAACGCGATGGAGTTCGTGCCGGGCAAATTCTCGCCCGCACCGGCAGCGGTGcagacggcggcggcggcgactgCCGCCCCATCCGGCACATCGCCGGCGGGCTCGCCGACGGCCCCGGCCGCGGCCACCGCACTGCCGGCGACCGCATCGTCCGCCACGTCGAGCGCcggaagcagcagcggcggaggcggcggaggcggcggcagtggcggtggtggcggtgccaCCACTCCGACGTCCACCGCTGCCACACCGACGCCGCCATCTTCGTCAGCCCCGACACCGATGGAAAGGGACGCCGATCCGGTCCAGATGCCAGAAAACAATGGTAATGACAGGAAGCAATGCCGCCAATACGTTTGACCGTAACCCGGCTGTGCTCCTCCGGTTTGTTAGAGTGTGTCTGCAGGCCAGACAAGGAGGGGTTGAAAAAATGTTCCACACCAAAAGGAGAAACGATCCAAGGAACCATCGATGGGGCGGTGAAACACTCGCGTGACGTTCCGTTCCCAACCGCACGAAGGAGGGGAGCGCAAAGAGCGACCTACACTCGTGCCTTCTCGCTCGCTCACCGGTGATGTGTCAAACGAGCTTccgtcacacatacacaatttgTCCAAGTTGCACACCAACGGATCGGGAAACACTGCCTGTACCGGCTATGTTGCCTATGCTGGGTGGCTTTTCCATCTGCATCCCCCTTTTCACCACCCCCTATGTTAAAGGGAGGGTGGAACCTTTTATGAATGGGCACACGCTTCTGCCCCGTCAGTGGGCGGTGGCGCTTAAACACTTCTAAGGTCCCAATGTTAGAGGCGccagtttgttgttttctgcAGTCATCCATGCGATGACCAACCTTTGACGGACACGGGCCTGTTTCGTGCTCTCCAGCAGACGAATTaggctctctttctctccgtgTGCAGTTTTTTGAGCCTACTAAGGAAGGAAGGGCGGACAGTGAACGATGAATCATCGCGCACAGAAAGCATGCTTGAATGCAGCATTGGAAAATATGTCAAAACACGTCTTAAGGGCAATTGTGCCGAAATAAGGCGTAAAGCAGGCTCTCTGTAGTAGCTTAAGAAACAGGGATAGGGATTGATGGTAGAGAAGAATGGGACAACATTGTCACTAAATTGTAGTACAGATCAGCAAAACCCTTCAAAACCGCAATCCTCAACACTCGAACCATTAGCGAAACgaaatttcattaaaaggGCTTGCCCGGGAACCTTCGAATGGTTTCGGCGGCACGACATGGTCCACCCTGACCCGATGATGTCATCAGTATGTGGCTGAAATTCTATGCTTTGTCCTGTATACACtacctgctgctgccgtctTGACTTTCGCAAATTGAGACGAATTGAGCGAAAGGACAAAAGTTAACCCATCGTGACGTTTGCCACTGCAAGGAGCAATCGGCTTAACTCTTTACTGTTCTTGCTGCTCTATACAATGGTAATCCTTTGTGCATGTCGTATCTTCATctgcagcagtgtgtgtgtgtctgtgtggccCACTTCTCGCCCGCTTTCCACATTAATCATTCAACTGAACACCGTGGGAAGTCGAAAGGGCTGCGTCTTCGGAACGGAGTTCCTCGTTTGCGGGAGTGCTTTCGCTCGGCCACACTCTCCCACTGCCGCCAACACCCCCACCAACGTGTGCAAAGTTTTGGTagcaaggtgtgtgtgtgtggctgtgtgtttttgtggtgTTTTAGCTACtgattgaataaaaatcgATGCCATATGCCACACACCGACACCACCGCGTGTCCTGTTCCTATCAAACCACTCACACCCACGTGGCAACCCCATTAGTGCCCACTGTCCTGCTTGGTGACCTCAATTCCGGACGGTGACCGTAGTTTTGAAACCGGCGCTGCATGTATGTGAAGGATGTCCTTTTTTTGGAGAGGGaagaatttttgtttttttgcgattAGAATTCTTCCCCCCTGTGCccgaaaaggggaaaaaagctATAAATGCGTttttaaaataggaaaaatacGTCCtatgtgcgtgtttgtgttggtggtCCTGCAAGGCAGAGAATGAATCAATTTCAAGCTGTCCGAACTGCTCCACTGCAGACTGGCGACCCAATTAGGACGCGCCAGACAGCATGATATTAATTGTTTGTTGGtagctgtgtgcgtgcgtgtgtgtgtgtgtttgttactTGCCAAACCGACCTACCTGGTACGGCGGGCACGAAGCAGATGAACCCCAGTGGGTGGTTTGACGCACTTCAGTCGCAATGTTTACCATCCCGCGCGGGAGCTTGCTGTTCTCTTTTTGTAggtgttgtttttcccccttttttctatTAATATGCTTTTCTGTGCCTTTTCTCCATCTAGAAAGTGAACCGCTGGACAGCTGGGACGCGGAGGAGGACTCGATCCTGACGCCGGAAGATGAGGAAATGGAATTGGACGATGTCGAGGCGGACGGCGAGACGGCACCGAAGGTGTCGAAAAAGAAGCCCCCGAAGGTGGAGGAAAGCCGAAGCAAAAAGGAACATGTGAACGTGGTGTTCATCGGTCATGTCGGTAGGTGTAACGGGTGGCGTCGGGGAAGGAAGCCAAATCGTTGTTTTTCATCAGAAGAGCTTTTATTAAACGACTTGTTCTTTCGTGTGTCTTCCAGATGCGGGTAAATCTACGATCGGCGGACAGATCATGTCACTCACCGGCATGGTGGACAAACGAACGCTCGAAAAGTACGAACGGGAGGCGCGCGAAAAGTCGCGAGAAAGCTGGTACTTATCGTGGGCGCTCGACACGAATCAGGAAGGtacgattgttgttgttgtttgactTGGCGCATCGCGAACACTGCAATGATGcttaaaatgtgtgtgtttccttgTTCTCCTCCCCCTCGCACAGAACGTGACAAGGGAAAGACGGTGGAAGTTGGTCGTGCCTATTTTGAGACTGAGAAGAAACATTTCACCATCCTCGATGCACCCGGGCACAAGAGCTTCGTGCCGAACATGATTGGCGGTGCGGCCCAGGCCGACCTGGCCGTGCTGGTCATCTCGGCGCGCAAGGGCGAGTTCGAGACCGGGTTCGATCGGGGCGGGCAGACGCGGGAGCACGCGATGCTGGCGAAGACGGCCGGCGTCAAGCATCTGGTCGTGCTGGTGAACAAGATGGACGACCCGACGGTCAACTGGGACCTTGAGCGCTACAGCGAATGCAAAGACAAAATCTTACCATACCTCAAGAAACTAGGGTAAGGTTGTGTGAGAGGCGGGCGGAAAATGGTCCCCATTTTTacgatttttgtttcttccgtTCTCTTCCATTGGCAGATTTAATCCACTGAAGGATCTTACGTTCATGCCGGTTTCGGGCATTACCGGACAGGGACTGCGGGAGCCAATCGATGCGTCCACGTGCCCGTGGTACCAGGGGCCGGCCTTTATTCCGTTCATTGACGAGCTGCCGTCGCTCAACCGCAAAACGGACGGCCCGTTCATCATGCCAATCGTCGACAAGTACAAGGACATGGGCACGGTGCTGATGGGCAAGGTGGAATCGGGCGTGGCAAAGAAGGGCACGAACTTGCTAGTGATGCCTAATAGAGTGAGTATGCAGCCGGGGAGGCGTTGCTGGTGCGGAAGGCGCACAATTTTAAGTGCTTCTTATACATTttctatcctttttttttctatagacGCAAGTGTGCGTCGATCAGCTGTGGTCGGACGACGAGGAGGTAACGTCGGTGGGGCCAGGCGAAAATGTGAAAATCAAAGTAAAGGTAAGTGTTGGCGGTGATCGCACGTGTTGCCATCCTGAGCTTATTTTACTTAAATCAAattcttttgctttctctctctctcgttttcATTCCTTCCATAGGGCATAGAAGAGGAGGACGTCTCGCCCGGATTTGTCCTGTGCGACGCTTCCAATCCGATCAAGACGGGCAAGATTTTCGACGCACAGGTGGTCATCCTAGAACACAAGTCAATCATTTGTGCAGGATACTCGGCCGTGATGCATATACACTGTGCCGCTGAGGAAATTACTGTTAAGGTTAGTTCATGCGCTTGCTGTGTGTCCCAAATGTGTGACCATactcacgtgtgtgtgtgtgttcccttttttctctccaggCTCTTATTTGTTTAGTTGATAAGAAGACGGGGGAAAAATCCAAGACAAGGCCGCGCTTCGTAAAGCAGGATCAGGTCGCCATTATGAGGATTGAATGCTCCGGATTGATATGCTTAGAGCAGTTTAAACTATTCCCCCAGATGGGTCGCTTCACGCTTCGAGATGAAAGTAAGTGTGGAATAAGGGTCCGAGagcattttagaaccgtttttctcattttttctctctatctctctatacTCCTCGCAGATAAAACTATCGCTATCGGAAAGGTGCTGAAGGTTGTGGAGTAAAATGTGACCAAGCTCCCCCTCTAATGCAACCCGACGACTCACGAACATCTCGTTTGATTGGGcagcgaagaagaagaagaagagagaagaagCAAAGAAACAGTGTCCTTTAATCATCCAAACATACCGCGACcgtacacacaaatacaccacGCATACACtcacgacacacacatacacacgcgcgcgtacacacatacatacacaaccacacactgTTACAGCCATTGCAGTCACACGCCAACCACAACGCGCCACCACTTTCCGCTCGTTGTTGCGCTACGCACCGTTCAAACGCATATTGAAGCAAACCCGTTTAACCTACGACCGCCCTTAACCAAAATGCCGTTTCGCGGACAATCTTGTTCGAGGTTCTTATTGTTAATCTGTCGCTTTCTCTTCCCCCTTTTCTCCTGTTGGcggtatgcgtgtgtgtgtatgttcggCTCCTACTTCTTCTTACGCATTCTCAAAATCTCTCTTACCTCTCGTTGTTGCCACGAACCCCGCCGCTTTGGGTTGGAGATGGGTGGAATTGAACTCCCCGAAACTAGACTGTACCAATACGATTCTGCCATTACTAGGAAGAGGAagcgagaaaaagagagtAGAAGAGGAGGAGTGTGCGTAGAAGAGACCGCAAGCTTCAACTAAACCCCGTATTATAGCTATATTTGCgcaaagtaaagtaaaaacaaacaaaaacacgcatATAcacttacagacaaaaatcGAACCAATCGCAATcgaatatacacacacaagaaaagagaaacaaagcAGTAgagcataaacaaaacaaagtgaACAAGCCAGCGAATTAGCCTCTGTCCAGCAGCATTAGCAGACGACGCGTACCACAGCTCCCCTTTTAGGAGGGAACCGCAAACCCATGTGTACAGGCATTTTTTACACCCAACAtccccacccctccccctcgtCAGCTTCCTTCCAAATAGGGCAACTCCAACGGACTGATGAGCACACGCTATATTGGTGGATATACAAATGCTGgataggaacaaaaaaaaaaacaggaaaggaTGGcacccagccagccagttTGATATGCAATTCGCAGCCGCAATCACGCAAAAGCAAGTGTCCTGCAGGTTCGAATGAACATACCAGAAACCTAATAACGTAATGCGCAGCAATCGCTTCTAATGGCGAGCAACAAAACTCTCAGTAGCAAGTAAATgatgagaaaacaaaacaagaacacCACAATTGCAAATCGAAACCTTCATTCAATGCCAGTTGCCGGGCTGTGTACTGAGGTAAACCTTATAAGGCTACAACACTACTAATCAACCAATACAAAATCAGACGGCAAACATAAACATGGTGCCcagcgtgtgcgcgcgccacGTGGACTGAATGTAGCGCGACACGCGTGTAGCGTAACGAaagtgtatgagtgtgtgcgtgcgtgtgtgtgtggggggcgCATGTAGGAAGAGCGAGACGGGACGAGAGCTTCCCTCTCGTACGTGGTTGCCAGGCAGGAAGAGGAGTCGGTAGAAGAGTATCACCACGCAGCAGCTAATACGCATCAGGAACAATAATATTAAACTTGATAATGTAACACTGTAACCGGGACAAGAGGAGTGCACTGTATGTACGTGTGTACACgcgcgcgtgcgtgtgtgtgtgtgtgtgtggaatgtaCGTGCAGTTATGGATAAATATGTCCAGCCACATATAGAGTACTGCTGAACCGGAACAGACAGAGGCAGAGAGAACGAGCTAGAATGATGGAAGGGTACGATATTTCGAAGCAATCACCGGAACCGGAATCGGTTGAAGAATAAACGGCAGCAAGAAACAGTTAAGcagccgcaaaaaaaaagaaaacaaatatgtGCAGAGTGATACAAGAAAAAGGACATTTATTAATGTAAACGGGATGGAGAGaaatacagagagagagcgaaacaaAGCGCGCGTTATACACAATAAGAGCATTTCCCTTCTAAACACCCCGCGCCGCCAGCTGAAGAGAACTTTTAAAGTCGCCGCCTgttaaatgaagtttttgattgtttgttttttcttcctttttacttttgaataattttcccCCATCGTGTCCCCAACGCAAAGGAAACACACGCGAAGCAAAGCAACGCAAATcaagagcaaaagagagagagagagagagagagatagagtggGGAAGATTATAGGTGAAGctgcagtagtagtagcagtagcagcgagATTTACATTGTAAGCAATTGGCTAGTGGGCAGGAAGAGCTATATAGCCAAAAAAAGAGAGGAAGGGAAACAGAGAAACCGCAAAAGTACAGAAAAGAACGCACTAACACActtgcaaaacacacatacacacacggatAGCGCTCGGAAGAAGGGCGACGATGATATATACACTACCGTATGGAATATTGTTACTTTACGATTGTTTTTTGAAGCTCGATCGATCATTATTGTATTAATCGAAAGCAAGGTTTCTTctattcgtttgtttttttttttaactcggAATGATGCATTTCTTACATTTGTTGCTCATTTCATTTGCGTTGGTTCAACCCTAACGGCTAAGCTAAGTGATTAACGGTTTTGCATTCAACGCGAAGACAGTGTGTGTTGTTAGTAGGATATTCGAATGATGTCGacgaaataattgattttgatttgtttttttctttttggaatAAGCCCTATCTTTTCCTCCAATTACTAAACGGTTCCACTTTCACGTGCATTGCTTTGGAAGATGTTTTCGCATTGTTTGGTGCATTTAAAATTGCGACTCTATaaaaaggaaatgagaaaaGGGAAcagttacaaacaaaaaaagagaataatTGAGGGggatacaaaaaagaaaaagagacactCGCCAACGTAAAAGTCAAGCTAAGCTGttccacatcatcatcatcccccgCCCCGCTACTAGACAGGAACACGTAGCTACTCTTCATCTAATCAAAACAGacgataaacaaacacacatccttCAATGATAATACTACTAGTGCATAACACTTGTTACTGGATATTATTTTGgttttgaaacatttcgttTGCAATTTTTGGAATTGTATTAATTAACCagttttcgttctgtttttttttgtctctccgT
Coding sequences within:
- the LOC120905135 gene encoding eukaryotic peptide chain release factor GTP-binding subunit ERF3A; protein product: MAQDSDSNEVAKKLSTLNVNAMEFVPGKFSPAPAAVQTAAAATAAPSGTSPAGSPTAPAAATALPATASSATSSAGSSSGGGGGGGGSGGGGGATTPTSTAATPTPPSSSAPTPMERDADPVQMPENNESEPLDSWDAEEDSILTPEDEEMELDDVEADGETAPKVSKKKPPKVEESRSKKEHVNVVFIGHVDAGKSTIGGQIMSLTGMVDKRTLEKYEREAREKSRESWYLSWALDTNQEERDKGKTVEVGRAYFETEKKHFTILDAPGHKSFVPNMIGGAAQADLAVLVISARKGEFETGFDRGGQTREHAMLAKTAGVKHLVVLVNKMDDPTVNWDLERYSECKDKILPYLKKLGFNPLKDLTFMPVSGITGQGLREPIDASTCPWYQGPAFIPFIDELPSLNRKTDGPFIMPIVDKYKDMGTVLMGKVESGVAKKGTNLLVMPNRTQVCVDQLWSDDEEVTSVGPGENVKIKVKGIEEEDVSPGFVLCDASNPIKTGKIFDAQVVILEHKSIICAGYSAVMHIHCAAEEITVKALICLVDKKTGEKSKTRPRFVKQDQVAIMRIECSGLICLEQFKLFPQMGRFTLRDENKTIAIGKVLKVVE